A window from Listeria seeligeri serovar 1/2b str. SLCC3954 encodes these proteins:
- a CDS encoding PTS lactose/cellobiose transporter subunit IIA yields the protein MDIEKISFSLISLAGDSFSKLIEALQAAKESDNERVEVLLKEADELMIQAHKEQTEMLIQETRGEKASYSVLLVHAQDTLMNTILASTLIREMIEMYQEIKTIKIEGEK from the coding sequence ATGGACATAGAAAAAATTTCGTTTTCATTAATTTCACTAGCAGGAGATTCTTTCTCAAAATTAATCGAAGCACTTCAAGCAGCAAAGGAATCAGACAATGAACGAGTGGAAGTACTATTAAAAGAGGCCGATGAATTAATGATTCAAGCGCATAAAGAACAAACGGAAATGCTTATTCAAGAAACACGTGGCGAAAAAGCAAGCTATTCGGTCTTACTTGTTCATGCGCAAGACACACTAATGAATACGATTCTAGCATCCACTTTAATTCGTGAAATGATTGAAATGTATCAAGAAATTAAAACAATAAAAATCGAGGGGGAAAAGTAA
- a CDS encoding PTS sugar transporter subunit IIB codes for MEMDQLHVLLVCNLGASTGVMVTKMKEIAQNSEKLKNTDVKIEAHPAGELREYIEAFDVILVGPQIKHQLKHLSEIAAEFDKPIQVIDTKDYGTVNGANILKDAIILKLNK; via the coding sequence ATGGAAATGGATCAATTACATGTTCTCTTAGTTTGTAACTTAGGCGCATCAACAGGAGTAATGGTCACAAAAATGAAAGAAATAGCGCAAAATAGCGAAAAATTAAAAAATACGGATGTCAAAATCGAAGCGCATCCAGCTGGAGAACTTCGCGAATATATTGAAGCATTCGATGTTATTTTAGTCGGTCCACAAATAAAGCATCAATTAAAACACTTAAGTGAAATTGCAGCTGAATTTGATAAACCGATTCAAGTCATTGATACGAAAGATTACGGAACGGTTAACGGAGCCAATATTTTAAAAGATGCGATTATCCTTAAATTGAATAAATAA
- a CDS encoding PTS sugar transporter subunit IIC yields the protein MSSKNKQSFMNRFIAFMEKYFEPVAARIEKQRHISSIKNGMIALISVLIIGSFSLIISAIGNMFPAGSGVKEFFVQNAAALNLPFQFTFGLLSIYAAITISYSHAKQMKVPVLHSVMAAVMVTLILNTKMVDGVLNTEFLDSRGLFIAIFGALISVELIGLFIRKNITIRIKGLPAGIATTFEAIIPLVVLLFGAVGLSILMQSITSGQIIPEAFTTMLAPAINSIDTPYAVFLICFLEMLFWFIGLNGYAILIGFVLPFMTQYLGANAAAYAAGEPIPHVFAPNFWDYFMGFSGSGITGALVILALFSKSKELKAVGKVSVVPAIFTISEPVVFGLPICFNPYLFIPFVLGTPILAVGQWFVFHFGWVRPPIANVGGTPIPLAQYLATMDWRAIVLIVFVLAAAVCMYYPFFKMYEKSLIKEEAVVSEREAAHDALNLDF from the coding sequence ATGTCGAGTAAAAACAAACAATCGTTTATGAATCGTTTTATCGCTTTTATGGAGAAATATTTTGAACCAGTCGCTGCCAGAATCGAAAAGCAACGCCATATTTCCTCAATTAAAAACGGAATGATTGCTTTAATTTCCGTATTGATTATCGGATCGTTTTCACTTATTATTTCGGCAATCGGTAATATGTTTCCGGCCGGTTCTGGTGTAAAAGAATTCTTTGTTCAAAACGCAGCAGCACTTAATTTACCTTTTCAATTTACGTTTGGATTATTGTCCATTTATGCAGCAATAACTATTTCATACAGCCACGCAAAACAAATGAAAGTACCAGTATTACATAGTGTGATGGCGGCTGTGATGGTGACGCTTATTTTGAATACTAAAATGGTGGACGGTGTTCTGAACACTGAATTTTTAGACTCACGCGGTTTGTTTATCGCTATTTTTGGCGCATTAATCTCTGTAGAACTTATTGGTTTATTTATTAGAAAAAATATCACTATTCGCATCAAAGGTTTGCCAGCAGGAATTGCTACTACTTTTGAAGCGATTATTCCGCTAGTCGTCTTATTATTTGGTGCAGTCGGCTTAAGTATTTTGATGCAAAGTATAACGAGTGGGCAAATAATTCCAGAAGCATTTACGACGATGCTCGCTCCAGCTATTAATAGCATTGATACTCCATATGCCGTATTTTTAATTTGTTTTTTGGAAATGCTATTTTGGTTCATTGGTTTGAATGGTTACGCAATTTTGATTGGTTTTGTCCTACCGTTTATGACCCAATATTTAGGAGCCAATGCGGCTGCTTATGCGGCGGGAGAACCAATTCCTCACGTTTTTGCACCAAACTTCTGGGATTATTTCATGGGGTTTTCGGGGTCTGGAATAACAGGCGCACTTGTTATTCTTGCGTTATTTAGTAAATCCAAAGAGTTGAAAGCAGTCGGGAAAGTTTCCGTTGTACCAGCCATTTTCACTATTTCAGAGCCAGTTGTGTTTGGACTACCAATCTGTTTTAATCCATACTTGTTTATTCCGTTCGTGCTTGGAACACCAATTTTAGCGGTGGGACAATGGTTTGTCTTTCACTTTGGCTGGGTTCGTCCACCAATTGCGAATGTCGGGGGAACTCCAATTCCGCTGGCGCAATATTTAGCAACGATGGACTGGCGAGCAATTGTCTTAATTGTCTTCGTTCTCGCAGCAGCTGTTTGCATGTACTACCCATTTTTCAAAATGTACGAGAAAAGTTTAATCAAAGAAGAGGCAGTTGTATCTGAGCGAGAAGCTGCACACGACGCACTAAACTTAGATTTTTAA
- a CDS encoding glucosamine-6-phosphate deaminase, translated as MKVVIKENPQIVAETISQKIIEIVKEKPTSLICIAGGDTPLLTIEALIKANQAGEVDFSKTQFVGLDEWVGLGRETKGSCIQTLYDTFFDRLENVSSDQICFFDGQTADFEAECARVDAFIEACGGIDFILLGIGLNGHIGFNEPFVPVDVNCHVVELDNVTKRVMNKYFDTDLPLTHGISLGMKQILTAKEIYLVATGEKKAEIVQQVIEKEPTVSIPATLVKQAIATLVLDEKAASRWEK; from the coding sequence ATGAAAGTTGTTATAAAGGAAAACCCGCAAATCGTAGCAGAAACAATTAGTCAAAAAATCATTGAAATCGTCAAAGAAAAACCAACTAGCTTAATATGTATTGCTGGTGGAGATACGCCGTTATTAACAATAGAAGCGCTAATTAAAGCAAATCAAGCTGGCGAAGTGGATTTCAGCAAAACTCAATTTGTTGGTTTAGATGAATGGGTAGGGCTTGGCAGAGAAACGAAAGGGAGTTGCATCCAGACTTTATATGATACCTTCTTTGATAGATTAGAAAACGTTTCTAGTGATCAAATTTGTTTTTTCGATGGGCAAACTGCTGATTTTGAAGCAGAATGCGCCCGCGTGGATGCGTTTATTGAAGCATGTGGCGGAATTGATTTTATCTTACTTGGAATTGGTCTTAATGGGCATATTGGCTTTAATGAGCCATTTGTCCCTGTAGATGTGAATTGTCATGTCGTTGAATTAGACAATGTCACAAAACGAGTCATGAACAAATATTTCGATACCGATTTACCTTTAACACACGGAATATCGCTAGGAATGAAGCAAATTTTAACTGCGAAAGAAATTTATCTTGTAGCAACGGGTGAGAAAAAAGCGGAAATCGTTCAGCAAGTTATAGAAAAAGAACCAACAGTTAGTATTCCAGCAACTTTAGTCAAACAAGCAATTGCAACACTTGTTTTAGACGAAAAAGCAGCAAGTAGGTGGGAAAAATAA
- a CDS encoding aldo/keto reductase — MGKIIVQGNKNGQKIDIACSNLVMGAGDFLRVDNMDFAGAVLDQYFALGGNVFDTARHYRHSERAIGAWMEMRGNRDNVIIQTKGGHPVREASDIPRVTPEAIYEDISVSLEMLKTDHVELFALHRDNPEVEVGPIMEALHKEVETGRVYAIGLSNWELPRIIEANEYAVTHGLTPLSFNSPNFSLAKVNRPRWENCVSANMEMIRWHEKTNLPLFSWSSQAGGFFSGRYTENDKTDTEMVEVYYSDANWERYKRAKELAQQKACTPIQISLAYVLTQSFPTAAVIGPENETELKSSVAAAGIQLTQSEVDWLDLKA; from the coding sequence ATGGGAAAAATCATCGTCCAAGGTAATAAAAATGGTCAGAAGATAGATATTGCTTGTTCGAATTTAGTGATGGGTGCAGGAGATTTCTTGCGAGTAGATAATATGGATTTTGCTGGCGCAGTGCTCGATCAATATTTTGCGCTTGGTGGGAATGTTTTTGATACCGCTCGTCATTATCGTCATAGTGAAAGAGCAATTGGTGCATGGATGGAAATGCGTGGTAACCGCGATAACGTAATTATTCAAACAAAAGGTGGGCATCCAGTGCGAGAAGCAAGTGATATCCCACGTGTTACACCAGAAGCGATTTACGAAGATATTTCTGTTAGTTTGGAAATGCTTAAAACAGATCATGTCGAGTTATTTGCACTACATCGTGATAACCCAGAAGTCGAAGTTGGTCCGATTATGGAAGCTTTGCATAAAGAAGTGGAAACTGGTCGAGTTTATGCCATTGGACTTTCCAACTGGGAATTACCACGAATTATCGAGGCAAATGAATACGCCGTGACACATGGGTTAACACCACTTAGCTTTAATAGCCCGAATTTCAGTTTAGCAAAAGTAAATCGACCACGCTGGGAAAATTGCGTTTCGGCAAATATGGAAATGATTCGCTGGCATGAAAAAACAAATTTACCACTATTTTCTTGGTCTTCTCAAGCTGGCGGATTCTTTTCGGGGAGATATACGGAAAATGATAAGACAGATACAGAAATGGTGGAAGTTTATTATAGTGACGCCAATTGGGAACGTTACAAACGCGCCAAAGAGCTAGCGCAGCAAAAAGCGTGCACACCAATTCAAATTTCCCTTGCTTATGTTCTCACCCAATCATTTCCGACAGCGGCAGTTATCGGTCCCGAAAATGAAACCGAACTTAAATCTTCTGTTGCAGCGGCAGGTATCCAATTAACACAAAGTGAAGTAGATTGGCTTGATTTAAAAGCATAA
- a CDS encoding sugar phosphate isomerase/epimerase family protein: MDIKNKIAVQLYSVRKEMEQDLEGTFKKIHDIGFRYVQLDGMRGNDPSEVLRLLNKYELKVIGMHIKHDRFMNDLEGIVSEAYYFGCKTIFDKYIEEEDQTIAGYHATKNALIQAAQKLTALDFRVGLHNPEYDFNEQINGRRVMDFITDPVNGISIYAEPDTYWIRAAGHDEVEFIKRYSGRAPIVHMKDFISGFELEDMDHNLVEIGQGEVDFCAIIEWGEASGVEYYCIEQDRSKRNMFETLEASYHYLLAL, translated from the coding sequence ATGGATATAAAAAATAAAATTGCAGTCCAACTTTATTCGGTTCGTAAAGAAATGGAGCAAGACTTAGAAGGCACATTTAAAAAAATTCACGATATTGGATTTCGTTATGTACAACTGGATGGAATGCGCGGCAATGATCCGTCCGAAGTTTTACGTTTATTAAATAAATATGAACTCAAGGTTATTGGAATGCACATCAAGCATGATCGCTTTATGAACGACTTAGAAGGAATTGTCTCAGAAGCATATTATTTTGGATGCAAAACGATTTTTGATAAGTATATTGAGGAAGAAGATCAGACAATCGCTGGCTATCACGCAACCAAAAATGCTTTAATTCAAGCGGCTCAGAAATTAACCGCACTTGATTTCAGAGTAGGCTTGCATAATCCTGAATATGATTTTAATGAGCAAATAAATGGCCGCCGTGTGATGGATTTTATTACAGATCCAGTAAATGGTATATCTATTTACGCAGAACCAGACACTTACTGGATTAGAGCAGCGGGGCACGATGAAGTAGAATTTATTAAGCGGTATAGTGGTCGGGCGCCGATTGTTCATATGAAGGATTTTATCAGCGGTTTTGAATTAGAAGATATGGATCATAATTTAGTTGAAATCGGTCAAGGCGAAGTGGATTTCTGCGCTATTATTGAGTGGGGAGAAGCAAGTGGTGTGGAGTATTATTGCATCGAGCAAGACAGATCGAAAAGAAATATGTTCGAAACATTAGAAGCCAGTTACCATTATTTACTAGCGCTATAA